A region of Salvelinus sp. IW2-2015 unplaced genomic scaffold, ASM291031v2 Un_scaffold1464, whole genome shotgun sequence DNA encodes the following proteins:
- the mtg1 gene encoding mitochondrial ribosome-associated GTPase 1, with protein sequence MRLHQILRNAANFRTVFDFGDREVAHWFPRHMAKGLKQMQASVKNVDCILEIHDARIPFSGRNPLFQDSLDVRPHLLVLNKMDLADLSAKHMILKQLERHGVKKVLFTDCLRQRDDNVKKLVPMVTELIESQPRFHREENTNFCLMVIGVPNVGKSSLINALRRTNLKKGRGSKVGGEPGITKAVLTRIQVCERPIIHLLDTPGVLPPKIQSLETGMKLALCGTILDHLVGEDIMADYLLFSLNRLEKYSYVERYDLREPSDDIQQVLKRIAVKLGKTQRVKAITGVGNITLTVPNYTAAAYDFIRAFRKGELGLVMLD encoded by the exons aTGAGGCTTCATCAGATACTCCGCAATGCAGCAAACTTCAGGACGGTCTTTGACTTCGGCGACAGAGAGGTTGCCCACTGGTTCCCCAGACATATGGCAAAAG GTCTGAAACAGATGCAGGCCAGTGTGAAGAATGTTGACTGCATCCTAGAAATCCACGATGCCAGAAT CCCGTTCTCAGGTAGAAACCCTCTTTTCCAGGATAGTCTGGACGTCAGACCTCATCTCCTGGTGCTGAACAAGATGGACCTGGCTGACCTGTCTGCCAagcat ATGATTTTGAAACAGCTTGAAAGACATGGAGTGAAGAAGGTCCTGTTCACAGACTGcctcagacagagagatgacAACGTCAAAAAG CTGGTTCCCATGGTCACAGAATTAATCGAGAGCCAGCCACGCTTCCACCGAGAGGAG AACACCAACTTCTGTCTGATGGTGATTGGGGTGCCCAACGTTGGGAAGTCATCGCTCATCAATGCTCTGAGGAGAACCAACCTCAAGAAAG GTCGGGGGTCAAAAGTAGGAGGGGAACCAGGCATTACCAAAGCAGTGTTGACTAGAATACAG GTGTGTGAGAGACCCATCATCCATCTTCTAGATACGCCTGGTGTCCTTCCTCCGAAGATACAGAGTCTGGAGACAGGCATGAAGCTAGCCCTATGTG GAACCATCCTGGACCATCTAGTAGGAGAAGACATCATGGCAGACTACCTACTGTTCTCTCTCAATAGACTGGAGAAGTACAG ttaCGTGGAGAGGTATGATCTCAGGGAGCCTAGTGATGACATCCAGCAGGTGTTGAAACGTATCGCTGTCAAACTGGGAAAGACTCAACGAGTTAAAGCCATCACTGGAGTGG GTAACATCACCCTCACCGTGCCTAACTAcacagcagcagcatatgatttCATCAGAGCGTTCAGGAAGGGAGAGCTGGGACTGGTCATGCTGGACTGA